A window of Suncus etruscus isolate mSunEtr1 chromosome 4, mSunEtr1.pri.cur, whole genome shotgun sequence contains these coding sequences:
- the KCNA6 gene encoding potassium voltage-gated channel subfamily A member 6 gives MRSEKSLALAAPGEVPAPEGEQQGAGDFPEEAGGGSNVGGGGGGSGGCCSSERLVINISGLRFETQLRTLALFPDTLLGDPGRRVRFFDPLRNEYFFDRNRPSFDAILYYYQSGGRLRRPVNVPLDIFLEEIRFYQLGDEALAAFREDEGCLPEGGEDEKPLPSPPFQRQVWLLFEYPESSGPARGIAIVSVLVILISIVIFCLETLPQFRADGGRGGGAGGGNHHISPGAKGSQEEEEDDTDEAYSFHPGGGGGGGMSPGDVVVAGGSSLLSTLGGSFFTDPFFLVETLCIVWFTFELLVRFSACPSKPAFFRNIMNIIDLVAIFPYFITLGTELVQQHEQSSGGGGGQNGQQQQAMSLAILRVIRLVRVFRIFKLSRHSKGLQILGKTLQASMRELGLLIFFLFIGVILFSSAVYFAEADDDDSLFPSIPDAFWWAVVTMTTVGYGDMYPMTVGGKIVGSLCAIAGVLTIALPVPVIVSNFNYFYHRETEQEEQGQYTHVTCGQPAPDLKATDNGLGKPELSEAPRERKSSYLPTPHRGCASEKRMLTEV, from the coding sequence ATGAGATCCGAGAAGTCGCTGGCCCTGGCGGCGCCTGGGGAGGTGCCAGCACCCGAAGGAGAGCAACAGGGCGCGGGAGACTTCCCGGAGGAGGCGGGCGGTGGCAGCAACGTTGGTGGCGGCGGTGGAGGATCGGGGGGCTGCTGTAGCAGCGAGCGGCTGGTGATCAACATTTCGGGGCTCCGCTTCGAGACGCAGCTGCGCACCCTGGCCCTCTTCCCCGACACGTTATTGGGGGACCCGGGCAGGCGCGTCCGCTTCTTCGACCCGCTGCGTAACGAGTATTTCTTCGACCGCAATCGACCCAGCTTCGACGCCATCCTCTACTACTACCAGTCGGGGGGGCGACTGCGGCGCCCCGTTAACGTGCCCCTGGATATCTTCCTGGAGGAGATCCGCTTCTACCAGCTGGGGGACGAGGCTCTGGCCGCCTTCCGAGAGGACGAGGGTTGCCTACCCGAAGGTGGAGAGGATGAGAAGCCTCTCCCCTCGCCTCCTTTCCAGCGCCAGGTCTGGTTGCTCTTCGAGTACCCCGAAAGCTCGGGCCCCGCGCGGGGTATCGCCATCGTGTCCGTCTTGGTCATCCTCATCTCCATCGTGATCTTTTGCCTGGAGACGCTGCCCCAATTCCGGGCGGATGGTGGTCGTGGAGGAGGCGCTGGTGGTGGGAACCACCACATCTCCCCGGGGGCCAAAGGGAgccaggaggaagaagaagatgatacCGATGAGGCCTATTCCTTCCATCCTGGTGGAGGAGGTGGAGGTGGCATGTCCCCCGGAGATGTGGTGGTGGCCGGGGGTTCCTCTTTGCTGAGCACTCTGGGGGGCTCCTTTTTCACCGACCCCTTCTTTCTGGTGGAGACCCTCTGCATCGTCTGGTTCACCTTCGAGCTGCTCGTGCGCTTCTCCGCCTGCCCCAGCAAGCCCGCTTTTTTCCGCAACATCATGAACATCATCGACCTGGTGGCCATCTTCCCCTATTTCATCACTTTGGGGACCGAACTGGTCCAGCAACACGAGCAGTCCTCGGGCGGTGGAGGTGGCCAGAACGGGCAGCAGCAGCAGGCCATGTCGCTGGCCATCCTCAGGGTCATCCGCCTGGTGCGCGTATTCCGCATCTTCAAGCTCTCCAGGCACTCCAAAGGCCTCCAGATCCTGGGCAAGACCTTGCAGGCGTCCATGCGCGAGCTGGGCCtgctcatcttcttcctcttcatcggTGTCATCCTCTTCTCCAGCGCTGTCTACTTCGCCGAGGCCGACGACGATGACTCGCTCTTCCCCAGCATCCCCGACGCCTTCTGGTGGGCCGTGGTCACCATGACCACGGTGGGCTACGGTGACATGTATCCCATGACTGTTGGGGGCAAGATCGTGGGCTCTCTATGTGCCATTGCTGGCGTCCTCACCATCGCCCTGCCGGTGCCCGTCATCGTGTCCAACTTCAACTACTTCTACCACCGAGAGACCGAGCAGGAGGAACAAGGCCAGTACACGCATGTCACTTGTGGGCAGCCGGCCCCTGACCTGAAGGCCACTGACAATGGGCTTGGCAAACCCGAGTTGTCTGAGGCACCCCGGGAACGGAAATCCAGCTACCTCCCCACGCCCCACCGTGGGTGCGCCTCGGAGAAAAGAATGCTTACCGAGGTCTGA